In one Mucilaginibacter ginsenosidivorax genomic region, the following are encoded:
- a CDS encoding SRPBCC family protein, translated as MKTYVLKTEQKIPIGLDEAWDFFSSPLNLAKITPPDMSFVVTSDYTADTKMYPGMIITYKIAPVAGIKMNWMTEITHVADKQYFVDEQRFGPYALWHHQHHFKAIEGGVQMNDILHYAIPYGFIGTIANKIFVGKEVNKIFAYRNKAIERLFGY; from the coding sequence GTGAAAACATACGTTTTAAAAACCGAACAAAAAATCCCGATTGGTTTAGATGAGGCCTGGGATTTTTTTTCCTCGCCCTTAAACCTGGCTAAAATTACCCCGCCCGATATGAGCTTTGTGGTAACATCCGATTATACTGCCGATACCAAAATGTACCCCGGTATGATCATCACCTACAAAATTGCGCCGGTTGCGGGTATCAAAATGAACTGGATGACCGAGATTACCCATGTTGCCGATAAACAATATTTTGTTGACGAGCAGCGCTTTGGCCCATATGCTTTATGGCATCACCAGCATCATTTTAAGGCTATTGAAGGCGGTGTACAGATGAATGATATTTTGCACTATGCCATACCCTACGGCTTTATAGGCACCATTGCAAATAAGATTTTTGTGGGTAAAGAGGTAAATAAGATTTTTGCCTATCGGAATAAGGCGATTGAAAGGCTATTTGGGTACTAA
- a CDS encoding sulfurtransferase, which translates to MSPLIEINDPALAGPNTILIDARAGKDTHDRYLAGHLKNAAYVDLDRDLAAHVTDASQGGRHPLPPIEDFAALLGRLGITPTSHVVVYDDKSAAFGGARFWWMLKAIGHTNVQVLNGGLQAAKDAGIELSTEEFTPTPVEAYPVPADYTGTVAIGEVAIAAHDATRIVIDVRETPRYLGQTEPLDLIAGHIPGAFNLPYITNLGADGKYLDADTLRKVYDDAIGDIAHQEIIVHCGSGVTACHTLLGMEYAGITGPQLYVGSWSEWSRRKLPIGTTTR; encoded by the coding sequence ATGTCGCCACTAATTGAAATTAACGATCCGGCCCTTGCCGGCCCGAACACCATACTTATCGACGCCCGCGCCGGTAAAGATACCCACGACCGCTACCTTGCCGGTCACCTTAAAAACGCCGCGTATGTTGACCTGGACCGCGATTTAGCTGCCCACGTTACCGACGCCTCCCAGGGCGGACGCCACCCTTTACCTCCAATTGAAGATTTTGCCGCCCTTTTGGGCCGTTTAGGTATTACGCCAACAAGCCACGTGGTGGTTTATGACGATAAATCTGCAGCTTTTGGCGGTGCCCGCTTTTGGTGGATGCTGAAGGCAATAGGTCACACTAATGTACAGGTATTAAACGGTGGCTTACAGGCTGCCAAAGATGCCGGTATCGAATTAAGCACCGAAGAATTTACCCCAACCCCGGTTGAAGCTTACCCGGTACCTGCAGATTATACCGGCACCGTAGCGATTGGCGAGGTTGCCATTGCCGCCCATGATGCAACCCGGATTGTAATAGATGTGCGCGAAACCCCACGCTATTTAGGCCAAACCGAGCCTTTAGATTTGATTGCCGGCCATATACCAGGCGCATTTAACCTGCCTTATATTACCAACCTGGGTGCCGATGGTAAATACCTGGATGCTGATACATTGCGCAAAGTTTATGATGACGCCATAGGGGATATTGCCCACCAGGAGATCATAGTTCACTGTGGATCGGGGGTTACGGCCTGCCACACCTTGCTGGGTATGGAGTACGCCGGCATTACCGGGCCGCAATTATATGTAGGGTCGTGGAGTGAATGGTCGAGACGTAAATTGCCTATTGGTACAACTACGAGATAA
- a CDS encoding ribonuclease H-like YkuK family protein — protein MTWRKFSGEVIQTPIMEEVEKAIEREAALGNKLKVCIGTDSQVKGSVTDFATVIVFLREKRGAFMFIHQERTSQKMTIKERMLSEVQKSIDIAYKLCDLLDLYDVELEVHADINTNPMFKSNAALHEAMGYILSMGFVFKAKPEAFASSYCANKIVQ, from the coding sequence ATGACCTGGAGAAAATTTAGCGGTGAGGTGATCCAAACACCCATCATGGAAGAGGTTGAAAAGGCGATTGAACGCGAAGCCGCCCTCGGCAACAAGCTCAAAGTATGTATCGGAACAGATTCGCAGGTAAAAGGTAGTGTAACTGATTTTGCCACAGTTATCGTGTTTCTGCGCGAGAAACGTGGCGCGTTCATGTTTATCCACCAGGAGCGTACCTCGCAAAAAATGACCATTAAGGAAAGGATGCTGAGCGAGGTGCAGAAATCAATTGACATTGCCTACAAACTTTGCGATCTGCTTGACCTGTATGATGTGGAACTGGAAGTACATGCCGACATTAACACCAACCCAATGTTTAAATCAAATGCCGCGCTGCACGAAGCAATGGGGTACATTTTGAGCATGGGTTTTGTATTTAAAGCCAAGCCCGAAGCTTTCGCAAGCTCCTACTGCGCCAATAAAATAGTGCAGTAA
- a CDS encoding lysophospholipid acyltransferase family protein: MKKFLGYFLTPVATGVFLLILVIFQPIQWVCFRFFGYSAHKKSVDILNLFLLRSVYLLGNTVTFINNQNLPVGRPIIFLANHQGLLDIPPMIWYLRKYHAKFISKIELTKNIPSISYNLRHGGGANIDRKDQRQSITEIMKLGVRMKENKWSAVIFPEGTRSTDGTIKTFQVGGIATILKKCPEALLVPVAIKDSWKMIRYGQYPLNTFTPMKWEVLTPIEPAGRPIEEVVLEAENQIRTALAS, from the coding sequence ATGAAAAAGTTTTTAGGCTATTTTCTTACCCCTGTGGCTACGGGAGTGTTTTTATTGATACTGGTTATATTTCAACCTATTCAATGGGTATGTTTTCGTTTTTTTGGCTATTCGGCACATAAAAAATCGGTTGATATTCTGAACCTGTTTTTGTTGCGGTCGGTTTATTTGCTGGGTAATACGGTAACTTTTATCAATAACCAAAACCTGCCTGTTGGTCGTCCCATCATATTTTTGGCTAACCACCAGGGGTTGTTGGATATACCGCCAATGATATGGTACCTGCGTAAATACCACGCCAAGTTTATATCCAAAATTGAACTTACTAAGAATATTCCCTCTATATCCTACAACCTGAGGCATGGTGGCGGGGCCAATATCGACCGGAAAGACCAGCGTCAATCCATCACCGAAATTATGAAGCTTGGCGTACGGATGAAGGAAAATAAATGGTCGGCCGTAATATTTCCTGAAGGCACACGCTCAACAGACGGCACAATAAAAACTTTCCAGGTAGGAGGTATAGCCACGATACTTAAAAAATGCCCCGAAGCGTTATTAGTGCCTGTAGCCATTAAGGATTCATGGAAAATGATTCGCTATGGCCAGTACCCCCTGAATACATTTACGCCCATGAAGTGGGAAGTGCTTACCCCCATTGAACCAGCCGGCCGCCCGATAGAAGAAGTAGTATTGGAGGCCGAGAACCAGATCAGGACTGCACTGGCTTCTTAA
- a CDS encoding NUDIX domain-containing protein encodes MHHPEENPWKITSEKSVYDNPWINLTEYQVINPSGNPGIYGKVHFKNLAIGVLPLDDDLNTYIVGQYRFPLNQYSWEMPEGGGPEGTDPLKSAKRELLEEAGLKASKWTELMRLHLSNSVSDELSIIYVARGLSQHEAEPEDTEQFVIKKIPFAHIYQMVCEGRITDAMTVAAVLKVQLLLSENLL; translated from the coding sequence ATGCATCATCCTGAAGAAAACCCCTGGAAAATAACCTCTGAGAAATCAGTTTACGATAATCCCTGGATTAACCTTACCGAGTACCAGGTAATTAACCCATCGGGCAATCCGGGCATCTACGGCAAGGTTCATTTCAAGAACCTGGCTATAGGCGTTTTACCATTAGATGATGACCTTAATACTTATATTGTTGGCCAATACCGTTTCCCCCTTAATCAATACAGCTGGGAAATGCCCGAAGGTGGTGGCCCCGAAGGAACCGATCCCCTGAAATCGGCCAAACGGGAACTGCTGGAAGAAGCCGGGCTTAAAGCCAGTAAGTGGACGGAATTAATGCGCCTGCACCTTAGTAATTCGGTAAGTGATGAATTGAGTATCATTTACGTAGCTCGCGGCCTTAGCCAGCACGAAGCCGAACCTGAGGATACCGAGCAGTTTGTAATAAAAAAAATACCTTTCGCCCATATTTACCAAATGGTTTGCGAAGGCCGAATTACCGATGCCATGACGGTTGCTGCGGTACTTAAAGTACAATTATTGCTTTCAGAAAACCTTTTGTAA
- a CDS encoding glycoside hydrolase family 125 protein, producing the protein MITRRHFIKINSVATAGLGLGVVPATSWLGKTSPVFESHRPKLADRKFTSKAVEATIQKVKANIKDPEIAWLFENCYPNTLDTTVNYSEKDGKPDTFVITGDIFAMWMRDSSAQVWPYLPLIKNDLALKKVIQGVLSRQAKCVLIDPYANAFNEGPTGSEWDSDVTDMKPELHERKWEIDSLCYPVRLAYNYWKISGDSSFFDETWQKAGKTILDTFKVQQRKNGKGPYHFQRKTETASDTAPNRGYGNPVKPVGLICSIFRPSDDATIYPFLVPANYFAVTSLKQMAEMFSVIGKDAKTAAECTALAAEVDAALKKYAVVNHPKYGKILAFEVDGYGNQLLMDDSNVPSLLALPYLDSLPVTDPLYQNTRRFVLSLDNPYFFKGKVAEGIGGPHVGIDFIWPMAITMRALTSTDKLEITRCLHMLKNTHAGTGFMHEGFHKDNANNFTRKWFAWANTLFGELIVKLHAHHPDLLQKIF; encoded by the coding sequence ATGATCACCAGAAGACATTTTATTAAAATTAACAGCGTTGCCACTGCCGGCTTAGGCCTTGGTGTAGTACCGGCAACAAGCTGGCTGGGCAAAACCTCACCTGTATTTGAAAGCCACCGGCCAAAACTTGCCGACAGGAAATTTACCAGCAAAGCGGTTGAAGCCACCATACAAAAAGTTAAAGCGAATATAAAAGATCCGGAAATAGCCTGGCTTTTTGAAAACTGCTATCCAAATACTTTAGATACTACCGTAAATTATTCAGAAAAAGACGGCAAACCCGATACGTTTGTAATCACCGGCGATATTTTTGCCATGTGGATGCGCGATTCATCGGCACAGGTTTGGCCGTACCTGCCGCTGATTAAAAACGACCTGGCACTTAAAAAAGTCATCCAGGGTGTGTTAAGCCGCCAGGCTAAATGCGTATTGATTGACCCGTACGCCAACGCTTTTAATGAAGGCCCAACGGGCAGCGAATGGGATAGCGACGTTACCGATATGAAACCCGAACTGCATGAGCGCAAATGGGAAATTGATTCCCTTTGCTACCCGGTGCGTTTGGCCTATAACTACTGGAAAATAAGCGGCGACAGCAGCTTTTTTGACGAAACCTGGCAAAAAGCGGGCAAAACCATATTAGATACTTTTAAAGTACAGCAACGCAAAAACGGCAAGGGTCCGTACCATTTTCAGCGTAAAACTGAAACCGCCAGTGATACTGCGCCAAACAGGGGTTATGGCAACCCGGTGAAACCCGTTGGGCTCATCTGCAGCATCTTCCGCCCATCCGATGATGCCACTATATACCCTTTCCTGGTACCTGCCAACTACTTTGCGGTTACCAGCTTAAAGCAAATGGCCGAAATGTTTAGCGTGATAGGTAAAGATGCCAAAACAGCCGCCGAATGCACAGCCCTTGCAGCAGAAGTAGATGCTGCACTTAAAAAATACGCGGTGGTAAACCATCCAAAATATGGCAAAATTTTAGCCTTTGAGGTTGATGGTTACGGCAACCAATTATTAATGGATGACAGCAACGTGCCCAGCCTGCTGGCACTACCCTACCTCGACTCGCTGCCGGTAACCGATCCGTTATATCAAAACACCCGTCGCTTTGTATTGAGTTTGGATAACCCCTACTTTTTTAAAGGCAAAGTTGCCGAAGGTATTGGAGGCCCACACGTAGGTATTGATTTTATATGGCCAATGGCTATCACTATGCGTGCCCTTACCTCGACGGATAAATTAGAGATTACCCGTTGCCTGCATATGCTTAAAAACACGCACGCCGGCACCGGTTTTATGCACGAAGGTTTCCATAAGGATAATGCTAATAACTTCACCCGCAAATGGTTTGCCTGGGCAAATACCCTGTTTGGCGAACTGATTGTTAAACTGCACGCGCACCATCCGGATTTGTTGCAGAAAATTTTTTAA